Proteins co-encoded in one Juglans regia cultivar Chandler chromosome 16, Walnut 2.0, whole genome shotgun sequence genomic window:
- the LOC108995514 gene encoding protein FAR1-RELATED SEQUENCE 5-like isoform X2: protein MEKGEESTRPTGSATRPTSSATRPASSTAMTQEIPRPFYPDWSAYNSYMHGYHGMMPPTFFPPFAPRPNADPYSWRNELPTGVPFRPPIAYPYAPPIPYPGCSSNSKDMTEPSSSTRPEPSSSTRRSLFSSESNTYEDSSNVGDEDIEQEQEFDNPMVEEVPSMVEEVPSIVEEVPSSSHGNDDDGVIEPRPGMSFKTEHELLDFYKKYGKQIGFGVMTQRSKREDDGSVRYLTLGCARGGKARNRTSNVSKPRPTTKTDCKAKINAIVLDGVLRITTVDNAHNHGLSPRKARFFRCNRAIDASVKRQLDINDKAGISMAKSFNSLVVEVGGYDNLPFVEKDARNYIDKARHLRLGKGGADALRGYFERMQYKNDGFYSLMDLDDEGRLKNVFWADARSRSAYGYFGDVVTFDTTYLTNRYGMPFAPFVGVNHHGQSILFGAGLISSEDTDTFVWLFETWLKCMDKRAPNAAESDHFSMDMTQKLLAMNLSYTKTKAQPVIVNVGTEVNDVEMGSSKKVLSPRIVRGKGRPPSKRLAPTVEKVMRKQQTKRKQSETGAKRKRKNAPELQDEVSSGAPTTDEVFSTSGVAVTTDEVLITSGVQAVTDEILNTSGVQAATTDEVVFPGTQQSVISQVDLQHG from the exons atggagaaaggggaagaaagcaCAAGGCCTACCGGCAGTGCCACAAGGCCTACCAGCAGTGCTACAAGGCCTGCCAGCTCTACTGCAATGACACAG GAAATACCAAGACCATTTTATCCAGATTGGTCAGCATATAACAGCTATATGCATGGGTATCATGGGATGATGCCACCTACATTTTTCCCACCGTTTGCTCCTCGTCCAAATGCCGACCCTTATTCATGGAGAAACGAG CTTCCAACGGGAGTACCGTTTAGACCACCAATTGCCTATCCTTATGCTCCTCCAATTCCCTATCCGGGATGTTCAAGTAATTCAAAGGACATGACAGAACCCTCCTCGTCTACTAGGCCAGAACCCTCCTCGTCTACCAGGCGATCATTATTTTCTTCTGAAAGCAATACTTATGAGGATAGTTCAAATGTCGGAGACGAGGACATTGAACAAGAGCAG GAGTTTGATAATCCAATGGTTGAGGAAGTACCATCAATGGTTGAGGAGGTACCATCGATAGTTGAGGAAGTACCATCGAGCAGCCATGGAAATGACGATGATGGTGTTATAGAGCCGAGGCCGGGGATGTCATTTAAAACTGAGCATGAGCTTTTAGACTTCTATAAGAAATATGGAAAACAGATTGGGTTTGGTGTAATGACCCAAAGAAGTAAAAGGGAAGACGATGGGAGTGTTAGGTATTTAACACTTGGTTGTGCTCGTGGTGGTAAGGCAAGGAACCGTACCTCGAATGTTTCTAAACCACGGCCGACAACGAAGACGGATTGTAAGGCTAAGATTAATGCAATCGTGCTTGATGGAGTGTTGCGTATAACTACCGTTGATAATGCACACAACCATGGGTTGAGTCCAAGGAAGGCAAGGTTTTTTAGATGTAATCGTGCTATCGACGCTTCCGTGAAAAGACAACTAGATATCAACGATAAGGCAGGAATAAGTATGGCTAAAAGTTTCAACTCGTTGGTTGTCGAGGTAGGTGGATATGATAATCTTCCATTTGTTGAGAAGGATGCGCGGAATTATATTGATAAGGCCCGACATCTTAGGCTTGGTAAAGGAGGTGCTGATGCACTCCGTGGCTACTTTGAGAGAATGCAGTATAAGAATGATGGGTTCTATTCCTTGATGGATTTAGACGACGAGGGAAGATTAAAGAATGTTTTTTGGGCGGATGCACGTAGTAGATCAGCATATGGctattttggggatgttgtgACATTTGACACaacatacctaacaaatagatatggCATGCCATTCGCCCCTTTCGTAGGTGTTAACCATCATGGACAATCAATACTTTTTGGAGCAGGTTTGATTTCAAGTGAAGATACTGATacatttgtttggttatttgagACTTGGTTGAAATGTATGGATAAGAGAGCACCAA ATGCAGCTGAGAGTGATCATTTTTCAATGGATATGACACAGAAGTTGTTGGCTATGAATTTGAGTTACACAAAAACCAAGGCGCAGCCTGTAATTGTGAATGTTGGTACTGAGGTTAATGATGTTGAAATGGGAAGTTCAAAAAAAGTGTTAAGTCCTCGCATTGTTAGAGGTAAGGGGAGGCCTCCATCAAAGAGACTGGCACCTACAGTAGAGAAGGTTATGAGGAAGCAACAAACTAAACGTAAACAGTCCGAGACCGGtgcaaagagaaagagaaaaaat GCACCTGAACTTCAGGATGAGGTCTCGAGTGGCGCTCCAACAACAGATGAGGTCTTCAGTACAAGTGGCGTTGCAGTAACAACAGATGAGGTCTTGATCACAAGTGGCGTTCAAGCAGTAACAGATGAGATCTTGAACACAAGTGGCGTTCAAGCAGCAACAACAGATGAGGTCGTATTTCCTGGCACACAACAAAGTGTCATTAGCCAG GTGGATCTTCAACATGGTTAA
- the LOC108995514 gene encoding protein FAR1-RELATED SEQUENCE 5-like isoform X1, with protein MEKGEESTRPTGSATRPTSSATRPASSTAMTQEIPRPFYPDWSAYNSYMHGYHGMMPPTFFPPFAPRPNADPYSWRNELPTGVPFRPPIAYPYAPPIPYPGCSSNSKDMTEPSSSTRPEPSSSTRRSLFSSESNTYEDSSNVGDEDIEQEQEFDNPMVEEVPSMVEEVPSIVEEVPSSSHGNDDDGVIEPRPGMSFKTEHELLDFYKKYGKQIGFGVMTQRSKREDDGSVRYLTLGCARGGKARNRTSNVSKPRPTTKTDCKAKINAIVLDGVLRITTVDNAHNHGLSPRKARFFRCNRAIDASVKRQLDINDKAGISMAKSFNSLVVEVGGYDNLPFVEKDARNYIDKARHLRLGKGGADALRGYFERMQYKNDGFYSLMDLDDEGRLKNVFWADARSRSAYGYFGDVVTFDTTYLTNRYGMPFAPFVGVNHHGQSILFGAGLISSEDTDTFVWLFETWLKCMDKRAPNAIITDQDRAMKNAIAIVFPKTRHRYCLWHIMRKLPEKLGSHSKYNDGLKSALHKCVYDCQTSEEFEKSWEVFLDTYNLHENVWLQSLYSERMHWVPVYLKDTFWAGMSTTQRSESINAFFDGFVHSGTTLKEFVDQFDNALRKRGENEMAADFHSFNCTIPCITHLPMEKQFQELYTNSKFKEVQSEVMGIIYSHCILIKTEGAISTYQVNDQLQVEGYIKRVTYQAYFNEEECEAKCMCGLFQMRGILCRHILAIFSVKDVQSVPSKYIMDRWRKDIKRRYSLIRSSYDDLSNKPAAGRYTNLIKLCYEVATNAAESDHFSMDMTQKLLAMNLSYTKTKAQPVIVNVGTEVNDVEMGSSKKVLSPRIVRGKGRPPSKRLAPTVEKVMRKQQTKRKQSETGAKRKRKNAPELQDEVSSGAPTTDEVFSTSGVAVTTDEVLITSGVQAVTDEILNTSGVQAATTDEVVFPGTQQSVISQVDLQHG; from the exons atggagaaaggggaagaaagcaCAAGGCCTACCGGCAGTGCCACAAGGCCTACCAGCAGTGCTACAAGGCCTGCCAGCTCTACTGCAATGACACAG GAAATACCAAGACCATTTTATCCAGATTGGTCAGCATATAACAGCTATATGCATGGGTATCATGGGATGATGCCACCTACATTTTTCCCACCGTTTGCTCCTCGTCCAAATGCCGACCCTTATTCATGGAGAAACGAG CTTCCAACGGGAGTACCGTTTAGACCACCAATTGCCTATCCTTATGCTCCTCCAATTCCCTATCCGGGATGTTCAAGTAATTCAAAGGACATGACAGAACCCTCCTCGTCTACTAGGCCAGAACCCTCCTCGTCTACCAGGCGATCATTATTTTCTTCTGAAAGCAATACTTATGAGGATAGTTCAAATGTCGGAGACGAGGACATTGAACAAGAGCAG GAGTTTGATAATCCAATGGTTGAGGAAGTACCATCAATGGTTGAGGAGGTACCATCGATAGTTGAGGAAGTACCATCGAGCAGCCATGGAAATGACGATGATGGTGTTATAGAGCCGAGGCCGGGGATGTCATTTAAAACTGAGCATGAGCTTTTAGACTTCTATAAGAAATATGGAAAACAGATTGGGTTTGGTGTAATGACCCAAAGAAGTAAAAGGGAAGACGATGGGAGTGTTAGGTATTTAACACTTGGTTGTGCTCGTGGTGGTAAGGCAAGGAACCGTACCTCGAATGTTTCTAAACCACGGCCGACAACGAAGACGGATTGTAAGGCTAAGATTAATGCAATCGTGCTTGATGGAGTGTTGCGTATAACTACCGTTGATAATGCACACAACCATGGGTTGAGTCCAAGGAAGGCAAGGTTTTTTAGATGTAATCGTGCTATCGACGCTTCCGTGAAAAGACAACTAGATATCAACGATAAGGCAGGAATAAGTATGGCTAAAAGTTTCAACTCGTTGGTTGTCGAGGTAGGTGGATATGATAATCTTCCATTTGTTGAGAAGGATGCGCGGAATTATATTGATAAGGCCCGACATCTTAGGCTTGGTAAAGGAGGTGCTGATGCACTCCGTGGCTACTTTGAGAGAATGCAGTATAAGAATGATGGGTTCTATTCCTTGATGGATTTAGACGACGAGGGAAGATTAAAGAATGTTTTTTGGGCGGATGCACGTAGTAGATCAGCATATGGctattttggggatgttgtgACATTTGACACaacatacctaacaaatagatatggCATGCCATTCGCCCCTTTCGTAGGTGTTAACCATCATGGACAATCAATACTTTTTGGAGCAGGTTTGATTTCAAGTGAAGATACTGATacatttgtttggttatttgagACTTGGTTGAAATGTATGGATAAGAGAGCACCAAATGCTATCATCACTGACCAGGATAGGGCCATGAAAAATGCCATAGCAATAGTCTTTCCGAAGACCCGACACAGGTATTGTTTATGGCACATTATGCGAAAACTACCAGAGAAGTTGGGTTCCCATTCTAAATATAATGATGGATTGAAGAGCGCATTACACAAATGTGTTTATGATTGCCAAACTTCTGAAGAGTTTGAGAAGTCTTGGGAGGTGTTCCTTGATACGTATAATTTGCATGAGAATGTATGGCTTCAAAGTCTATATAGTGAGAGGATGCATTGGGTTCCTGTATATCTTAAAGATacattttgggctggaatgagcaCAACTCAAAGAAGTGAgagcattaatgcattttttgatgGTTTTGTGCATTCGGGGACAACGTTAAAAGAGTTCGTTGATCAGTTTGACAATgcattgagaaagagaggagagaatGAGATGGCAGCGGACTTTCACTCATTTAACTGCACAATCCCATGTATAACCCATTTACCCATGGAGAAGCAATTTCAAGAATTGTATActaattctaaatttaaagaagtGCAGTCTGAGGTAATGGGGATTATTTATTCTCATTGTATTCTCATCAAGACGGAAGGGGCAATTTCGACATATCAAGTTAATGACCAGTTGCAAGTTGAAGGGTATATTAAAAGAGTTACATACCAAGCATACTTTAATGAAGAGGAGTGTGAGGCAAAGTGCATGTGTGGACTATTTCAGATGAGAGGCATTTTATGCAGGCACATTCTTGCTATTTTCTCAGTAAAAGATGTTCAATCAGTGCCTTCAAAGTACATTATGGACAGGTGGCGAAAGGACATTAAGCGTAGGTATTCTCTGATTCGAAGCAGTTATGATGATTTGAGTAATAAACCAGCTGCTGGAAGGTATACTAATTTGATTAAGCTGTGCTACGAAGTTGCTACAAATGCAGCTGAGAGTGATCATTTTTCAATGGATATGACACAGAAGTTGTTGGCTATGAATTTGAGTTACACAAAAACCAAGGCGCAGCCTGTAATTGTGAATGTTGGTACTGAGGTTAATGATGTTGAAATGGGAAGTTCAAAAAAAGTGTTAAGTCCTCGCATTGTTAGAGGTAAGGGGAGGCCTCCATCAAAGAGACTGGCACCTACAGTAGAGAAGGTTATGAGGAAGCAACAAACTAAACGTAAACAGTCCGAGACCGGtgcaaagagaaagagaaaaaat GCACCTGAACTTCAGGATGAGGTCTCGAGTGGCGCTCCAACAACAGATGAGGTCTTCAGTACAAGTGGCGTTGCAGTAACAACAGATGAGGTCTTGATCACAAGTGGCGTTCAAGCAGTAACAGATGAGATCTTGAACACAAGTGGCGTTCAAGCAGCAACAACAGATGAGGTCGTATTTCCTGGCACACAACAAAGTGTCATTAGCCAG GTGGATCTTCAACATGGTTAA
- the LOC108995501 gene encoding protein TIFY 6B-like isoform X1, with translation MERDFLGLSSKESLAVVKEEIHNDRCKDPGLQWQFSNKASALSHLMSFKTDALMSSGFTNISTTTDAFDNSKKRSVGEIQKFLNHDRQGGTHFSLTYYPVQHDVHLVHRPHDVKMFSVANQAISIPVGNPFFKNHFASGQNLVGTTVKQPLLGGIPVTAPHSSIPTVASIAGTTEPGNGVKSSGSPAQLTIFYAGAVHVYDDITPEKAQAMMFLAGNGSSITFNTAHPKAQVQAPSSKLAVGDGVPLNQPKNTQPCSGLSSPLSVSSHTGAQSLSGSTSNDELMEAKTAGVSITPVSKVEPRKANVVGSVTVTSMFPSAVPQARKASLARFLEKRKERAMNAAPYNLGKNSTECTAQEFDGANFASTAAGTGSLSESKESNHDHV, from the exons ATGGAGAGAGATTTCTTGGGTTTGAGCTCGAAAGAATCCTTGGCAGTGGTGAAGGAGGAGATTCACAATGATAGGTGCAAAGACCCGG GTTTACAATGGCAATTCTCAAACAAGGCCTCTGCCCTTTCTCATTTGATGTCTTTCAAGACTGATGCTCTCATGTCATCTGGATTTACGAATATCTCCACTACTACAGATGCTTTTGATAACAGTAAAAAGCGGTCTGTGGGTGAAATTCAG aAGTTCCTCAATCACGATAGGCAAGGTGGCACTCATTTTTCCCTGACTTATTATCCTGTGCAACATGATGTGCATTTGGTGCACCGTCCTCATGATGTGAAGATGTTTTCTGTTGCAAACCAAGCAATTTCAATTCCGGTCGGAAACCCTTTCTTCAAGAATCATTTTGCTTCTGGTCAGAATTTGGTTGGCACTACTGTGAAGCAACCATTACTGGGAGGAATTCCGGTTACAGCTCCACATTCAAGTATTCCCACTGTTGCTTCCATTGCTGGGACAACTGAGCCAGg GAACGGTGTCAAGTCTTCTGGGTCTCCTGCTCAATTGACCATCTTTTATGCAGGTGCCGTGCATGTCTATGATGACATAACCCCTGAAAAg GCTCAGGCTATGATGTTTCTGGCTGGGAATGGGTCTTCTATAACTTTTAATACGGCCCATCCAAAAGCTCAAGTTCAGGCACCCAGCTCAAAATTGGCAGTTGGTGATGGTGTTCCTTTGAACCAGCCCAAAAACACACAGCCTTGCTCAGGTCTTTCAAGCCCTTTATCTGTTTCTTCGCATACTGGTGCCCAGTCACTAAGTGGGTCCACTAGCAATGATGAATTGATGGAAGCTAAAACCGCTGGAGTTTCAATAACTCCTGTTAGCAAAGTGGAGCCTCGGAAAGCTAATGTTGTGGGATCTGTTACTGTAACCTCTATGTTTCCATCTG CTGTTCCACAGGCACGTAAAGCATCGTTGGCTCGATTTTTGGAGAAGCGGAAGGAAAG GGCAATGAATGCAGCACCATACAACCTTGGCAAGAATTCTACCGAGTGCACAGCCCAAGAATTTGATGGTGCGAACTTCGCCAGTACTGCTGCAGGCACTGGTTCTCTCTCAGAAAGCAAGGAGAGTAACCATGATCATGTATGA
- the LOC108995501 gene encoding protein TIFY 6B-like isoform X5: MSFKTDALMSSGFTNISTTTDAFDNSKKRSVGEIQFLNHDRQGGTHFSLTYYPVQHDVHLVHRPHDVKMFSVANQAISIPVGNPFFKNHFASGQNLVGTTVKQPLLGGIPVTAPHSSIPTVASIAGTTEPGNGVKSSGSPAQLTIFYAGAVHVYDDITPEKAQAMMFLAGNGSSITFNTAHPKAQVQAPSSKLAVGDGVPLNQPKNTQPCSGLSSPLSVSSHTGAQSLSGSTSNDELMEAKTAGVSITPVSKVEPRKANVVGSVTVTSMFPSAVPQARKASLARFLEKRKERAMNAAPYNLGKNSTECTAQEFDGANFASTAAGTGSLSESKESNHDHV, from the exons ATGTCTTTCAAGACTGATGCTCTCATGTCATCTGGATTTACGAATATCTCCACTACTACAGATGCTTTTGATAACAGTAAAAAGCGGTCTGTGGGTGAAATTCAG TTCCTCAATCACGATAGGCAAGGTGGCACTCATTTTTCCCTGACTTATTATCCTGTGCAACATGATGTGCATTTGGTGCACCGTCCTCATGATGTGAAGATGTTTTCTGTTGCAAACCAAGCAATTTCAATTCCGGTCGGAAACCCTTTCTTCAAGAATCATTTTGCTTCTGGTCAGAATTTGGTTGGCACTACTGTGAAGCAACCATTACTGGGAGGAATTCCGGTTACAGCTCCACATTCAAGTATTCCCACTGTTGCTTCCATTGCTGGGACAACTGAGCCAGg GAACGGTGTCAAGTCTTCTGGGTCTCCTGCTCAATTGACCATCTTTTATGCAGGTGCCGTGCATGTCTATGATGACATAACCCCTGAAAAg GCTCAGGCTATGATGTTTCTGGCTGGGAATGGGTCTTCTATAACTTTTAATACGGCCCATCCAAAAGCTCAAGTTCAGGCACCCAGCTCAAAATTGGCAGTTGGTGATGGTGTTCCTTTGAACCAGCCCAAAAACACACAGCCTTGCTCAGGTCTTTCAAGCCCTTTATCTGTTTCTTCGCATACTGGTGCCCAGTCACTAAGTGGGTCCACTAGCAATGATGAATTGATGGAAGCTAAAACCGCTGGAGTTTCAATAACTCCTGTTAGCAAAGTGGAGCCTCGGAAAGCTAATGTTGTGGGATCTGTTACTGTAACCTCTATGTTTCCATCTG CTGTTCCACAGGCACGTAAAGCATCGTTGGCTCGATTTTTGGAGAAGCGGAAGGAAAG GGCAATGAATGCAGCACCATACAACCTTGGCAAGAATTCTACCGAGTGCACAGCCCAAGAATTTGATGGTGCGAACTTCGCCAGTACTGCTGCAGGCACTGGTTCTCTCTCAGAAAGCAAGGAGAGTAACCATGATCATGTATGA
- the LOC108995501 gene encoding protein TIFY 6B-like isoform X3, giving the protein MERDFLGLSSKESLAVVKEEIHNDRCKDPGLQWQFSNKASALSHLMSFKTDALMSSGFTNISTTTDAFDNSKKRSVGEIQMFSVANQAISIPVGNPFFKNHFASGQNLVGTTVKQPLLGGIPVTAPHSSIPTVASIAGTTEPGNGVKSSGSPAQLTIFYAGAVHVYDDITPEKAQAMMFLAGNGSSITFNTAHPKAQVQAPSSKLAVGDGVPLNQPKNTQPCSGLSSPLSVSSHTGAQSLSGSTSNDELMEAKTAGVSITPVSKVEPRKANVVGSVTVTSMFPSAVPQARKASLARFLEKRKERAMNAAPYNLGKNSTECTAQEFDGANFASTAAGTGSLSESKESNHDHV; this is encoded by the exons ATGGAGAGAGATTTCTTGGGTTTGAGCTCGAAAGAATCCTTGGCAGTGGTGAAGGAGGAGATTCACAATGATAGGTGCAAAGACCCGG GTTTACAATGGCAATTCTCAAACAAGGCCTCTGCCCTTTCTCATTTGATGTCTTTCAAGACTGATGCTCTCATGTCATCTGGATTTACGAATATCTCCACTACTACAGATGCTTTTGATAACAGTAAAAAGCGGTCTGTGGGTGAAATTCAG ATGTTTTCTGTTGCAAACCAAGCAATTTCAATTCCGGTCGGAAACCCTTTCTTCAAGAATCATTTTGCTTCTGGTCAGAATTTGGTTGGCACTACTGTGAAGCAACCATTACTGGGAGGAATTCCGGTTACAGCTCCACATTCAAGTATTCCCACTGTTGCTTCCATTGCTGGGACAACTGAGCCAGg GAACGGTGTCAAGTCTTCTGGGTCTCCTGCTCAATTGACCATCTTTTATGCAGGTGCCGTGCATGTCTATGATGACATAACCCCTGAAAAg GCTCAGGCTATGATGTTTCTGGCTGGGAATGGGTCTTCTATAACTTTTAATACGGCCCATCCAAAAGCTCAAGTTCAGGCACCCAGCTCAAAATTGGCAGTTGGTGATGGTGTTCCTTTGAACCAGCCCAAAAACACACAGCCTTGCTCAGGTCTTTCAAGCCCTTTATCTGTTTCTTCGCATACTGGTGCCCAGTCACTAAGTGGGTCCACTAGCAATGATGAATTGATGGAAGCTAAAACCGCTGGAGTTTCAATAACTCCTGTTAGCAAAGTGGAGCCTCGGAAAGCTAATGTTGTGGGATCTGTTACTGTAACCTCTATGTTTCCATCTG CTGTTCCACAGGCACGTAAAGCATCGTTGGCTCGATTTTTGGAGAAGCGGAAGGAAAG GGCAATGAATGCAGCACCATACAACCTTGGCAAGAATTCTACCGAGTGCACAGCCCAAGAATTTGATGGTGCGAACTTCGCCAGTACTGCTGCAGGCACTGGTTCTCTCTCAGAAAGCAAGGAGAGTAACCATGATCATGTATGA
- the LOC108995501 gene encoding protein TIFY 6B-like isoform X2, protein MERDFLGLSSKESLAVVKEEIHNDRCKDPGLQWQFSNKASALSHLMSFKTDALMSSGFTNISTTTDAFDNSKKRSVGEIQFLNHDRQGGTHFSLTYYPVQHDVHLVHRPHDVKMFSVANQAISIPVGNPFFKNHFASGQNLVGTTVKQPLLGGIPVTAPHSSIPTVASIAGTTEPGNGVKSSGSPAQLTIFYAGAVHVYDDITPEKAQAMMFLAGNGSSITFNTAHPKAQVQAPSSKLAVGDGVPLNQPKNTQPCSGLSSPLSVSSHTGAQSLSGSTSNDELMEAKTAGVSITPVSKVEPRKANVVGSVTVTSMFPSAVPQARKASLARFLEKRKERAMNAAPYNLGKNSTECTAQEFDGANFASTAAGTGSLSESKESNHDHV, encoded by the exons ATGGAGAGAGATTTCTTGGGTTTGAGCTCGAAAGAATCCTTGGCAGTGGTGAAGGAGGAGATTCACAATGATAGGTGCAAAGACCCGG GTTTACAATGGCAATTCTCAAACAAGGCCTCTGCCCTTTCTCATTTGATGTCTTTCAAGACTGATGCTCTCATGTCATCTGGATTTACGAATATCTCCACTACTACAGATGCTTTTGATAACAGTAAAAAGCGGTCTGTGGGTGAAATTCAG TTCCTCAATCACGATAGGCAAGGTGGCACTCATTTTTCCCTGACTTATTATCCTGTGCAACATGATGTGCATTTGGTGCACCGTCCTCATGATGTGAAGATGTTTTCTGTTGCAAACCAAGCAATTTCAATTCCGGTCGGAAACCCTTTCTTCAAGAATCATTTTGCTTCTGGTCAGAATTTGGTTGGCACTACTGTGAAGCAACCATTACTGGGAGGAATTCCGGTTACAGCTCCACATTCAAGTATTCCCACTGTTGCTTCCATTGCTGGGACAACTGAGCCAGg GAACGGTGTCAAGTCTTCTGGGTCTCCTGCTCAATTGACCATCTTTTATGCAGGTGCCGTGCATGTCTATGATGACATAACCCCTGAAAAg GCTCAGGCTATGATGTTTCTGGCTGGGAATGGGTCTTCTATAACTTTTAATACGGCCCATCCAAAAGCTCAAGTTCAGGCACCCAGCTCAAAATTGGCAGTTGGTGATGGTGTTCCTTTGAACCAGCCCAAAAACACACAGCCTTGCTCAGGTCTTTCAAGCCCTTTATCTGTTTCTTCGCATACTGGTGCCCAGTCACTAAGTGGGTCCACTAGCAATGATGAATTGATGGAAGCTAAAACCGCTGGAGTTTCAATAACTCCTGTTAGCAAAGTGGAGCCTCGGAAAGCTAATGTTGTGGGATCTGTTACTGTAACCTCTATGTTTCCATCTG CTGTTCCACAGGCACGTAAAGCATCGTTGGCTCGATTTTTGGAGAAGCGGAAGGAAAG GGCAATGAATGCAGCACCATACAACCTTGGCAAGAATTCTACCGAGTGCACAGCCCAAGAATTTGATGGTGCGAACTTCGCCAGTACTGCTGCAGGCACTGGTTCTCTCTCAGAAAGCAAGGAGAGTAACCATGATCATGTATGA
- the LOC108995501 gene encoding protein TIFY 6B-like isoform X4 produces MSFKTDALMSSGFTNISTTTDAFDNSKKRSVGEIQKFLNHDRQGGTHFSLTYYPVQHDVHLVHRPHDVKMFSVANQAISIPVGNPFFKNHFASGQNLVGTTVKQPLLGGIPVTAPHSSIPTVASIAGTTEPGNGVKSSGSPAQLTIFYAGAVHVYDDITPEKAQAMMFLAGNGSSITFNTAHPKAQVQAPSSKLAVGDGVPLNQPKNTQPCSGLSSPLSVSSHTGAQSLSGSTSNDELMEAKTAGVSITPVSKVEPRKANVVGSVTVTSMFPSAVPQARKASLARFLEKRKERAMNAAPYNLGKNSTECTAQEFDGANFASTAAGTGSLSESKESNHDHV; encoded by the exons ATGTCTTTCAAGACTGATGCTCTCATGTCATCTGGATTTACGAATATCTCCACTACTACAGATGCTTTTGATAACAGTAAAAAGCGGTCTGTGGGTGAAATTCAG aAGTTCCTCAATCACGATAGGCAAGGTGGCACTCATTTTTCCCTGACTTATTATCCTGTGCAACATGATGTGCATTTGGTGCACCGTCCTCATGATGTGAAGATGTTTTCTGTTGCAAACCAAGCAATTTCAATTCCGGTCGGAAACCCTTTCTTCAAGAATCATTTTGCTTCTGGTCAGAATTTGGTTGGCACTACTGTGAAGCAACCATTACTGGGAGGAATTCCGGTTACAGCTCCACATTCAAGTATTCCCACTGTTGCTTCCATTGCTGGGACAACTGAGCCAGg GAACGGTGTCAAGTCTTCTGGGTCTCCTGCTCAATTGACCATCTTTTATGCAGGTGCCGTGCATGTCTATGATGACATAACCCCTGAAAAg GCTCAGGCTATGATGTTTCTGGCTGGGAATGGGTCTTCTATAACTTTTAATACGGCCCATCCAAAAGCTCAAGTTCAGGCACCCAGCTCAAAATTGGCAGTTGGTGATGGTGTTCCTTTGAACCAGCCCAAAAACACACAGCCTTGCTCAGGTCTTTCAAGCCCTTTATCTGTTTCTTCGCATACTGGTGCCCAGTCACTAAGTGGGTCCACTAGCAATGATGAATTGATGGAAGCTAAAACCGCTGGAGTTTCAATAACTCCTGTTAGCAAAGTGGAGCCTCGGAAAGCTAATGTTGTGGGATCTGTTACTGTAACCTCTATGTTTCCATCTG CTGTTCCACAGGCACGTAAAGCATCGTTGGCTCGATTTTTGGAGAAGCGGAAGGAAAG GGCAATGAATGCAGCACCATACAACCTTGGCAAGAATTCTACCGAGTGCACAGCCCAAGAATTTGATGGTGCGAACTTCGCCAGTACTGCTGCAGGCACTGGTTCTCTCTCAGAAAGCAAGGAGAGTAACCATGATCATGTATGA